AAGTCTCGCCTCAGCGCTAAGATCAATCCAACGAATGTTTCTGATGGTAACCATCTCGGAGATTGATGGATGTCGGCGTACCCAAGTATCGATACTGACGTGCTACGCACCTTTGTCGCCATTGCCGACCAGGGTGGTTTTACCCGTGCCGGAGAAATGGTCAACCGCACGCAGTCAGCGGTGAGCATGCAGATGAAGCGTCTGGAAGAAGACGTGTTGCAGCGCCAGCTGTTCGAACGTGATGGACGCCAGGTCAAGTTGACTGCCGAGGGCCAGGTATTGCTGGGTTACGCGCGGCGCATCCTCAAACTCCACAGCGAAGTTTTCAACACCCTGCGCGAGCCGCACATGGTCGGCACCGTGCGCATCGGCACGCCCGACGATTACGTCATGCGTTTCCTGCCGGGGATCCTGTCGCGTTTCGCCAAGTTTTACCCGTTGATCCAGATCGAGGTTCACTGCGAATCAACCAAACAACTGTTGCAACGCCAGGACCTGGACTTGTCCATCGTCACCCGCGAGCCCGGTACTGAAATCGGCCAGTTGCTGCGCAAGGAGCGTTTCGTCTGGGCCGAAGCTCAATGCTTCAACGCCCACGAGCAGACGCCATTGCCCCTGGCGATGTTCAACAGTGATTGTTTCTGCAGGCTGTGGGCGTGTAATGCGCTGGACGCCATGGGGCGCGATTACCGCATCGCCTACAACAGTTCGAGCCTGTCGGCGTTAATGGCCGTGGTCAGTGCGGGCCTCGCGGTAACTGCGCAACTGGAAAGCCTGATCACGCCGGACATGCGCATCCTGGGAGAAGCCGAAGACCTGCCGCTGTTGCCGGAAGCCTGCATCATGCTGGTGCGCAATCTGCACAACCCGTCCCCGATCACCGAGTGCCTGGCCGAGCACATCGTCGAAGGCTTCAAACTTTAAACGCGAGCATCACCGCGCACAGCACCAGGAACCCGCAGAACAACCCGCGCAATAGCCGCTCCGGCATGGCGTGGGCGATCTTCACGCCCCAGCTGATGCTCATCAACCCGCCGACAGCCAACGGCAACCCGATCATCCAGTCCACCTGGTGATGCACGGCGTAAGTCACCAGTGTGACGCCGGTGCTGGGCAGAGCCAGGGCCAGCGACAAGCCTTGGGCCACCACCTGAGAGGTGCCGAACAGGCTGGTCAGCACCGGCGTCGCCACCACCGCACCGCCAACCCCGAACAACCCGCCCATGGTGCCGGATGCCGCGCCCAGCACGCCCAACCATGGCCAGGAATAACGCATTTGTGCAGAGGCCGGTGCGTTGGCGGTGAACATGCGTACCAGGTTGTAGGTCGACAGGGCAATCAGAAACGCAACAAACCCCACGCGCATGGTTTGCGCGTCAATGCCTACCGCCCAGATCGACCCGATCCAGGCGAAGCAGAAGCCCATTGCGGCCAATGGCAGTGCATGGCGCATTTCGATGCGGTTGCGCTGGTGATAGCGCCACAACGCCAGCATCACGTTGGGCACCACCATGACCAACGCCGTGCCCTGGGCAATTTGCTGATCGAGACCGAACAGCACGCCTAGTAGCGGAATCGCGATCAAACCACCGCCAATGCCGAATAGCCCACCGAGAGTTCCCAGGGCGGCGCCGAAGACCAGATACATCACAAACTCAATCACAGGCGATTTTCCTTTTATCAGGCCATTCATCCTACGCAGTCGGCGCTGGCGGGGAAACGCACAGCAACGCACAATGGCTGTGCCAACTTCGCACAAGCGCTGACACACCATGAACCCGAATCAATTGACCGATCAACTCGGCCTGTTCCTTGATGTGCTGGAAACCGGGAGCTTTTCCGCGGCCTCCCGGCGACATCCGCTGACGCCTTCGGCGGTGGCGCGACGTATCGACAGCCTGGAAAACGCAGTCGGCAGCCAGTTGTTCATTCGCAGCACCCACGCGGTGCGTGCTACTCCTGCTGGCCTGGCGTTCGCCGAGCGGGCGCGACGGATTGTGGCGGAACTGCGCCTGGCCCGCGCCGAAGCCGTATCCCTGAGCAGTGCGCCGGAGGGCTTGATCCGCATCGATGCGCCAGCGGCGTTCGGCCGACGGCACTTGGCGCCGGTGATTGCCGACTTCCTGATGCTCTATCCGGGCCTCGACGTGCAATTGCATTTGATCGACAGTTTTGTCGACATGCAGGGGCTGAACCTGGGGAAGGTGGATCTGGTGCTGCGCGCAGGTCAAATGGCCGACACCCGTCTGGTGGCCACGCCGCTGGCAAGTATGGTGCGCATTGCCTGTGCCAGCCCGCAATACCTGAAACGCCGCGGCGTCCCGACCGAACCGGCGCAGTTGATCGAACATGACGGCCTTGACTGGGACGGCCTGGCCCCACCCTTTGCCTGGCGCTTTGAGCGCGACGGGCACCTGCACCTGCATCGCCCGGCGCGCATCCGCATGAGTGCCAACAATGCCGAAGCACTGGTCTGTGGGGCGTTGGCGGGGCTGGGCATCGCGCATTTGCCGACCTGGCTGGCCAGCGAGTACCTTTTGCGTGGCGAGTTGCTGCCGCTGTTTTGTGAAAACGGCTTGCCTCCACCGGAGACCACCGGCATCTATGCATTACGTCTTGAGCAACAACCCAACTCCCGAAGCCGCTTATTGCTGGAGTATCTGAAAACCCGCTTCAGCCCGATTCCGCCGTGGGACCTGGCACTGCAAAACACCCTGGACCGGCATTAGTCTAGAATTGTCTGGTGCATTAAAGATTCGCCCGCTAGATTCATGACGATCACTGATCAAGGCTTTGAAATGACCACCGAACGCACCACCCCGGATAACTGCGACCCGCTGCTGCTGGATAATCAGGCTTGTTTCGCCCTGCATTCCACCTCGCTGCTGATGACCAAGGTCTACAAGCCGCTGTTGCAAGCGCTGGGGCTGACCTATCCGCAGTATCTGGCGATGATGGTGTTGTGGGAGCGGGACGGGCTGACCGTAGGCGAAATCAGCACGCGACTGCTGACAGACCCCGGCTCACTGACCCCCTTGCTCAAACGCCTGGAGGTCGAAGGATTGCTCAGTCGCACCCGCAGCCGAGAGGATGAACGGGTGGTGATCGTCGAGCTGACCGAACAGGGCCGTGCGTTACGCGACAAGGCGCGCAGCATTCCCCAGTGCATCCTCGGTGCAAGCGGAATGACGCTTGAGAGATTGCAAAAACTGCAAGCGGAGCTGCAAGAGCTGCGTAGCAATCTGCAAGACAGCCTTTAATCCCTCAATCCCCCCAAATCCCTGTGGGAGCGAGCCTGCTCGCGATTGCAGTGTGTCATTGAGCATTGATACTGACTGACACTCCGTCATCGCGAGCAGGCTCACTCCCACATTTGTTTTTGTGGTGTCCCAGTTGATCGGGTTGCTTCCTTCGAAAAAATCTTCCGCTAAAAAATCCTGCCGCGACCGCTCTAACTCAGCACATCCAATCCGCGCCCCCCTTCAAGCCAAAACTTTTTCAAAAAATTATCTTGCGCGCTAACTATTAGCGCGATACATTCATCTCGCACTTACTTAGCGCGCAAACATTTAGCGCAAATAAATCAAATCTGAACGAGGCTCACACCATGCAAACTCTCTACACCGCAATCGCAACCTCCACTGGCGGCCGTGACGGTCGTGCGGTTTCCAGTGACAACATCCTCGACGTCAAACTCGCCACCCCGAAAGAGCTCGGTGGTGCCGGCGGCGCAGCGACCAACCCTGAGCAATTGTTCGCCGCCGGCTACTCCGCCTGCTTCATCGGCGCGCTGAAATTCGTCGCCAGCCAGACCAAACGCAGCATCCCGAACGACGCGTCGATCACCGCCCATGTCGGCATCGGCCAGATCCCTGGTGGTTTCGGCCTGGACATCGACCTGCACATCAGCCTGCCAGGTCTTGAACAAGCCGACGCGCAA
This region of Pseudomonas mandelii genomic DNA includes:
- a CDS encoding LysR family transcriptional regulator; protein product: MNPNQLTDQLGLFLDVLETGSFSAASRRHPLTPSAVARRIDSLENAVGSQLFIRSTHAVRATPAGLAFAERARRIVAELRLARAEAVSLSSAPEGLIRIDAPAAFGRRHLAPVIADFLMLYPGLDVQLHLIDSFVDMQGLNLGKVDLVLRAGQMADTRLVATPLASMVRIACASPQYLKRRGVPTEPAQLIEHDGLDWDGLAPPFAWRFERDGHLHLHRPARIRMSANNAEALVCGALAGLGIAHLPTWLASEYLLRGELLPLFCENGLPPPETTGIYALRLEQQPNSRSRLLLEYLKTRFSPIPPWDLALQNTLDRH
- a CDS encoding LysR substrate-binding domain-containing protein, which translates into the protein MSAYPSIDTDVLRTFVAIADQGGFTRAGEMVNRTQSAVSMQMKRLEEDVLQRQLFERDGRQVKLTAEGQVLLGYARRILKLHSEVFNTLREPHMVGTVRIGTPDDYVMRFLPGILSRFAKFYPLIQIEVHCESTKQLLQRQDLDLSIVTREPGTEIGQLLRKERFVWAEAQCFNAHEQTPLPLAMFNSDCFCRLWACNALDAMGRDYRIAYNSSSLSALMAVVSAGLAVTAQLESLITPDMRILGEAEDLPLLPEACIMLVRNLHNPSPITECLAEHIVEGFKL
- a CDS encoding sulfite exporter TauE/SafE family protein, whose product is MYLVFGAALGTLGGLFGIGGGLIAIPLLGVLFGLDQQIAQGTALVMVVPNVMLALWRYHQRNRIEMRHALPLAAMGFCFAWIGSIWAVGIDAQTMRVGFVAFLIALSTYNLVRMFTANAPASAQMRYSWPWLGVLGAASGTMGGLFGVGGAVVATPVLTSLFGTSQVVAQGLSLALALPSTGVTLVTYAVHHQVDWMIGLPLAVGGLMSISWGVKIAHAMPERLLRGLFCGFLVLCAVMLAFKV
- a CDS encoding organic hydroperoxide resistance protein is translated as MQTLYTAIATSTGGRDGRAVSSDNILDVKLATPKELGGAGGAATNPEQLFAAGYSACFIGALKFVASQTKRSIPNDASITAHVGIGQIPGGFGLDIDLHISLPGLEQADAQSLVEAAHQVCPYSNATRGNVDVRLHVTV
- a CDS encoding MarR family winged helix-turn-helix transcriptional regulator, whose protein sequence is MTTERTTPDNCDPLLLDNQACFALHSTSLLMTKVYKPLLQALGLTYPQYLAMMVLWERDGLTVGEISTRLLTDPGSLTPLLKRLEVEGLLSRTRSREDERVVIVELTEQGRALRDKARSIPQCILGASGMTLERLQKLQAELQELRSNLQDSL